One Eretmochelys imbricata isolate rEreImb1 chromosome 22, rEreImb1.hap1, whole genome shotgun sequence DNA window includes the following coding sequences:
- the BTG4 gene encoding protein BTG4 gives MKDEIAATVFFITRLVKKQDKLSKLKTEKFAAKLTTILFEKYKNHWYLDNPSRGQAFRCIRINKHQTRDPVLEQACYDSNVDFDNLGLPREITIWVDPFDVCCRYGEKNLPFTVVHFEGSEDDRELSQRISHAVDKATSDYHSGTSSDEEGYTKDAKAIPTVSNPNSVYQFSDYCKLPIQPWSRYPHKKSYTTNGLHQATVYYPQHKGFKCYWPTAAFSGPRMDRYHWVNTNR, from the exons atgaaagatgaAATTGCTGCCACAGTCTTTTTCATCACAAGGCTGGTGAAGAAGCAAGACAAACTGAGCAAGCTCAAAACTGAGAAATTTGCAGCTAAGCTGACAACAATACTGTTTGAAAAGTATAAGAACCACTGGTACCTAGACAACCCATCTAGGGGACAAGCCTTCAG GTGTATACGGATAAACAAACATCAGACAAGAGATCCTGTACTGGAACAAGCTTGTTATGACAGTAATGTGGATTTTGATAACCTTGGCTTGCCAAGAGAGATCACCATATGGGTTGATCCATTTGATGTGTGCTGCAG GTATGGTGAGAAGAATCTGCCTTTCACGGTCGTTCACTTTGAAGGTTCTGAGGACGACCGAGAACTCTCTCAACGCATCAGCCATGCTGTTGACAAAGCAACCTCAGAttatcattctggcacctcctcAGATGAGGAGGGCTATACCAAGGACGCTAAAGCTATCCCTACGGTCAGCAACCCAAACAGTGTCTATCAG TTCAGTGACTACTGCAAGCTGCCCATTCAGCCGTGGTCTCGGTACCCTCACAAGAAGAGCTACACAACCAATGGACTTCATCAGGCGACTGTTTACTATCCCCAGCACAAGGGCTTCAAATGCTACTGGCCAACAGCTGCTTTTTCTGGACCTCGTATGGATCGATATCATTGGGTGAATACCAACCGATAG